One part of the Humulus lupulus chromosome 9, drHumLupu1.1, whole genome shotgun sequence genome encodes these proteins:
- the LOC133800781 gene encoding LRR receptor-like serine/threonine-protein kinase FLS2: MAMACLQRVVSLIITTLCYYALVTSVLSTQTSLETEVEALKAFKSSITSDPVGALADWKDASHHCNWSGIACDPISNHVASISLVDKQLKGQISPFLGNLSSLQVLDLTQNSFTGSIPAQLGLCSQLSQLILYYNDLSGHIPPQLGNLKNLQTLDLGTNSLSGSIPDSICNCTSLLAFSVSLNNLTGSVPSNIGSLINLQLFLASTNSLVGSIPQSIGELGALQALDLSQNKLSGVLPLEIGNLSNLEYLELFENSFHGEIPPEIGSCKKLIFLELNTNKLTGGIPSEIGELVHLEKLQLYGNRLNSTIPLSLFRLKSLFKLGLSENELTGTIPSQLENLRSLQILTLHSNKFRGKIPPSLTKLKNLTYLSMGNNFLTGELPSNIGLLHNLKNLSMPSNLLEGPIPSSITNCTQLLGIDLANNRLTGEIPQGLGQLRNLTYLILENNKMNGEVPDDLFDCSNLVKLTLSGNSFSGSLKPDIGKLFNLQLFHASSNSFIGQIPPEIGNLTNLFSLILADNSFSGQLPPEFFKLTQLQGLSLRDNGLEGTIPKQFSELKQLTVLVLQRNRFTGPIPDAISRLEWLTGLYLHENMLNGSIPRSLGGHGRLSVLDLSHNHFSGSIPTSLITNLKAMQMYLNLSFNHLEGSVPQELGMLEMVQEIDISNNKLTGIIPNSIKGCRNLVSLDLSSNNLTGPIPGEAFAGIDMLTNLNLSSNSLNGELPENLASLKHLKSLDLSHNQLKGNIPSSFSNFSTFIHLNLSYNQLAGKVPETGIFKSLNASSLAGNSNLCGARVLKACSQTGSHQSSKKTVVILVAALGSVALLFFLVLAALFLVRRAKMHKATKVENPEADYTLVLPLERYNRKDIELATSFFSEDNVIGSSRLSTVYKGQMEDGKIAAIKSLNLKQFSVESDKWFYREMKTLIQLRHRNLVKILGYAWESEKLKALVLEYMENGNLDSVIHNHRVDQQRWTLSERINVCTSIASVLEYLHSGHDFPIVHCDLKPSNILLDGNWVAHVSDFGTARILGVHQQNGNVSSSSAFEGTVGYMAPEFAYMSKVTTKVDVFSFGIIVMEFLTKQRPTGFIEESGIPISLRQLVEKALENGRDKLLQILDPELVLNVSNQEMKILEELLKLALLCTDSNPENRPNMRDVVTTLSKLSII; encoded by the exons ATGGCAATGGCTTGTTTACAAAGAGTGGTGAGTTTGATAATCACAACACTTTGTTATTATGCTCTTGTTACTTCTGTTCTATCAACTCAAACCAGCTTGGAAACTGAAGTTGAGGCCTTAAAAGCCTTCAAAAGCTCCATCACCAGTGACCCAGTTGGAGCACTAGCAGATTGGAAAGATGCGAGCCACCATTGCAACTGGTCTGGCATTGCCTGCGATCCCATATCGAATCATGTTGCTTCGATTTCTCTGGTTGATAAGCAGCTCAAGGGCCAGATATCTCCTTTCCTTGGCAACCTCTCAAGCCTCCAGGTTCTTGATTTAACTCAAAACTCATTCACAGGTTCTATACCAGCTCAACTGGGACTTTGCTCTCAACTTTCTCAGCTAATTCTTTACTATAATGATCTTTCTGGTCACATTCCACCACAGCTAGGAAACCTGAAAAATCTGCAGACTCTAGATTTAGGTACCAATTCTCTTAGTGGAAGTATCCCTGACAGCATATGTAACTGTACTTCTTTGTTAGCTTTTAGTGTCAGTTTGAATAATCTCACAGGTTCAGTCCCTTCAAACATAGGGAGTTTAATCAATCTTCAGCTGTTTTTAGCATCTACAAACAGTTTGGTAGGTTCCATTCCTCAATCTATTGGCGAGTTAGGAGCTTTACAAGCTCTTGACTTGAGCCAAAACAAGTTGTCTGGGGTGCTGCCATTGGAGATTGGTAACCTGTCAAATTTAGAGTACTTAGAGCTGTTTGAGAATTCTTTCCATGGAGAAATCCCACCTGAAATAGGTAGTTGTAAGAAGCTGATTTTTCTTGAACTAAATACCAACAAGTTAACTGGAGGCATTCCTTCAGAGATTGGTGAGTTGGTTCATCTAGAGAAATTGCAACTGTATGGAAATAGGTTGAATTCCACCATCCCACTTTCATTGTTTCGATTAAAATCGTTGTTTAAGTTAGGACTCTCAGAGAATGAGTTGACTGGAACTATTCCATCTCAACTGGAAAATCTAAGATCTTTACAAATATTGACCCTCCATTCCAATAAGTTCAGAGGGAAAATACCACCTTCGTTGACAAAGTTGAAAAATCTCACTTACTTGAGTATGGGCAACAATTTCCTTACCGGAGAGCTTCCATCAAATATAGGATTGCTTCATAATCTGAAGAACTTGAGCATGCCTTCCAATCTCCTTGAGGGACCGATTCCATCTAGTATAACCAATTGTACTCAACTTCTAGGCATAGATTTGGCAAACAACAGACTGACTGGAGAGATTCCACAAGGCTTGGGACAGTTGAGAAATCTCACTTACCTGATTTTGGAAAATAATAAAATGAATGGAGAAGTCCCAGATGACCTCTTTGATTGCTCAAATCTTGTGAAGTTAACTTTGTCAGGGAATAGTTTTAGTGGATCATTAAAACCAGATATTGGCAAACTCTTCAATCTCCAGCTATTCCATGCTTCCTCAAATTCCTTTATTGGACAAATTCCACCAGAGATTGGTAACTTAACcaaccttttttccctgatactTGCTGATAATAGTTTTTCAGGACAACTTCCACCAGAGTTTTTTAAGCTCACTCAACTCCAAGGTCTCTCTCTGCGTGACAATGGTTTAGAAGGTACCATACCAAAGCAATTTTCTGAGCTGAAACAGCTTACTGTACTCGTTTTACAGCGCAACAGATTTACAGGTCCAATTCCAGACGCCATCTCAAGACTTGAGTGGCTTACAGGACTATACCTTCATGAAAACATGCTCAATGGATCAATTCCAAGAAGCCTGGGAGGCCATGGTCGACTTTCAGTTTTGGATCTCTCCCACAACCATTTCTCGGGATCAATCCCCACGTCTCTGATCACGAATCTAAAAGCCATGCAAATGTATCTGAATCTTTCATTCAATCACTTGGAAGGAAGTGTCCCACAAGAGCTTGGCATGTTGGAAATGGTGCAAGAAATTGACATTTCCAATAACAAACTTACCGGGATCATTCCCAACTCCATCAAAGGATGCAGGAATCTAGTCTCACTTGATCTGTCAAGCAACAATCTCACAGGTCCAATTCCAGGGGAAGCTTTTGCTGGAATAGACATGCTTACCAACTTGAACCTTTCAAGTAATAGCTTGAATGGAGAACTGCCTGAAAACTTGGCCAGCTTGAAGCACCTTAAATCTCTTGACCTTTCTCATAATCAGCTCAAGGGAAACATCCCCTCAAGTTTTTCCAACTTTTCCACCTTCATACACTTGAACCTGTCTTACAACCAACTTGCAGGCAAAGTTCCAGAGACTGGGATTTTCAAAAGCTTAAATGCATCCAGTTTGGCAGGGAACTCAAACCTTTGTGGAGCTAGAGTTCTTAAAGCGTGCAGCCAGACCGGTTCACACCAGTCATCAAAGAAAACTGTGGTGATTCTCGTTGCTGCACTTGGCTCTGTTGCTCTACTTTTCTTTCTCGTGTTAGCTGCTCTATTCCTTGTTCGACGTGCAAAGATGCATAAAGCCACAAAAGTTGAAAATCCAGAAGCAGATTACACTTTGGTGTTGCCCCTCGAGAGGTACAACCGAAAGGATATAGAATTAGCTACGAGTTTCTTCAGTGAAGACAACGTGATAGGTTCCAGCAGGTTGAGCACTGTCTACAAGGGCCAAATGGAAGATGGAAAGATCGCAGCTATAAAGAGTTTGAACCTGAAGCAGTTCTCTGTAGAGTCAGATAAGTGGTTCTACAGAGAAATGAAGACCTTGATCCAACTGAGGCACAGGAATCTGGTGAAGATACTTGGCTATGCCTGGGAGAGTGAAAAATTGAAGGCCTTAGTTTTGGAATACATGGAAAATGGGAACTTGGACAGCGTCATTCACAACCATAGGGTGGATCAACAAAGATGGACACTATCAGAGAGAATCAATGTTTGCACTTCAATTGCTAGTGTATTGGAGTACTTACATTCAGGCCATGATTTTCCCATTGTTCACTGTGATTTGAAACCTTCTAACATCCTCTTGGATGGAAATTGGGTGGCCCATGTGAGTGATTTCGGAACTGCTCGAATTCTTGGTGTTCATCAGCAGAATGGGAATGTTTCGTCATCATCAGCATTTGAAGGCACTGTTGGGTACATGGCACCAG AATTCGCATACATGAGTAAAGTCACAACAAAGGTGGATGTGTTCAGCTTTGGCATAATAGTGATGGAGTTTCTGACAAAGCAAAGGCCAACTGGATTTATTGAAGAGAGTGGGATACCTATCAGTCTGCGACAACTAGTGGAGAAAGCCCTTGAAAATGGAAGAGATAAGTTACTTCAAATTCTAGACCCAGAGCTGGTTTTGAATGTCTCCAATCAAGAGATGAAAATACTAGAAGAGCTGCTGAAACTAGCCTTGCTCTGCACAGACTCAAATCCTGAAAATCGTCCCAACATGAGAGATGTTGTGACAACACTTTCAAAGCTATCAATAATATGA